In Saprospiraceae bacterium, a genomic segment contains:
- a CDS encoding HAMP domain-containing histidine kinase, protein MVESRTSQLQESLNQLNEINRNLESEITHRTQAENKLIAREKELVNALEKEMNLHLLKSRFISVASHEFRTPLANILSSLSLIDKYHQESQLEQRNRHIQKIKSNIHYLNGILNEFLSLTRIEEGKFLLKLEDFSLREFIQELIEDFNYLKKADQILIFSSKIEENDYIIHSDKACIRHIMSNLISNAIKYSGDNAEIKVFLSKEGSYYKIDVQDNGIGIPLEEQKFIFDIFYRASNVLNIQGTGLGLNIVRKYLDSIGGTLQFESSENKGTLITIRLKEHEQ, encoded by the coding sequence ATGGTTGAGTCCAGGACCAGCCAGTTGCAGGAAAGCCTAAATCAGCTCAATGAAATCAATCGAAATCTAGAATCCGAAATTACTCACCGGACCCAGGCAGAAAATAAATTAATTGCCCGCGAAAAAGAATTGGTGAATGCTTTGGAAAAAGAAATGAATCTTCATCTCCTCAAGTCCCGGTTTATTTCTGTTGCCTCGCATGAATTCAGAACTCCACTGGCTAATATTCTAAGTTCCCTGAGCTTAATTGATAAATACCATCAAGAATCACAGCTCGAACAACGCAACAGGCATATTCAAAAAATTAAAAGCAATATTCATTATTTGAATGGAATCCTTAATGAATTTCTCAGCTTAACGAGAATCGAAGAAGGTAAGTTTTTATTAAAACTTGAAGACTTTTCACTCCGGGAATTTATACAAGAATTAATTGAAGATTTTAACTATCTAAAAAAGGCAGACCAAATTCTAATATTTTCTTCTAAAATTGAAGAGAACGATTATATAATTCATTCAGACAAGGCATGCATAAGACATATCATGAGCAATCTCATATCAAATGCCATCAAATACAGCGGCGATAATGCAGAAATAAAAGTGTTTCTCTCCAAAGAAGGTTCCTATTACAAGATTGATGTACAAGATAACGGAATCGGCATACCCCTTGAGGAACAAAAGTTTATTTTTGATATATTCTACAGGGCATCAAATGTTTTAAATATTCAGGGCACCGGTTTGGGATTAAACATCGTTCGAAAATACCTGGACTCTATCGGAGGGACACTTCAGTTTGAATCATCTGAAAATAAAGGCACACTAATCACCATCAGACTTAAAGAACATGAACAATAA
- a CDS encoding response regulator: MNNKRKILIIEDNHEMRENISEILELSNYEVYAAADGLLGVQEARKVKPDIILCDIMMPNLDGFGVLKILQQDPILQSVPLIFLTAKAEKEDFRKGMNLGAEDYLIKPFDDVDLLEVIEKKLLKYQELSKNRTTRSLAGLIPFEKLENYSKVKVLIESIEPKEYGKKSKIWVTDEKVNTIYFLESGMVKEGIETVGGKEFIFDFHTGPGFAGITHLFQNNYHSYCEVIEPSLIKTISRKTLEELILSENLWTSFQNYFSAQCQQHLARLAVNSFGNVREKVAYHLYTLHLKLNQSTIHLSREDFASYCGIAKETLIRNLTELKDEKIIQIDSEGIHILQTQKLNALFM, translated from the coding sequence ATGAACAATAAACGAAAAATACTCATCATCGAAGATAATCATGAAATGCGCGAAAACATTTCAGAGATTCTGGAATTATCAAATTACGAAGTATACGCTGCAGCTGATGGCTTATTAGGTGTACAGGAAGCGCGCAAAGTTAAACCTGACATTATTCTGTGTGATATCATGATGCCCAACCTTGATGGTTTTGGAGTTCTCAAAATTTTACAACAGGATCCTATTTTGCAATCCGTCCCACTGATATTTCTCACCGCAAAAGCAGAGAAAGAAGATTTTCGAAAAGGAATGAATCTGGGCGCTGAAGATTATTTGATCAAACCTTTTGATGATGTAGATTTATTAGAAGTTATTGAAAAAAAATTACTTAAATATCAGGAACTTTCCAAAAACAGAACAACCAGAAGTCTGGCAGGCCTTATTCCATTCGAAAAACTTGAAAATTATTCAAAAGTCAAAGTTCTTATTGAAAGTATTGAACCAAAAGAATACGGCAAGAAAAGTAAAATATGGGTCACAGATGAAAAAGTAAATACCATCTATTTCCTAGAAAGCGGAATGGTCAAAGAAGGTATTGAAACTGTGGGTGGTAAAGAATTTATATTTGATTTTCATACAGGTCCCGGATTTGCAGGTATCACACACCTATTTCAAAATAATTACCACAGTTATTGCGAAGTCATAGAGCCCTCATTGATAAAAACGATTTCCAGGAAAACGCTGGAAGAATTGATACTCTCTGAAAATTTGTGGACTTCCTTTCAAAATTACTTCTCCGCGCAATGCCAGCAACATTTGGCAAGGCTCGCTGTCAATTCATTTGGTAATGTCCGAGAAAAAGTTGCATACCATCTTTATACTTTACATTTAAAACTTAACCAGTCAACAATACATTTAAGTCGCGAAGATTTTGCCTCCTATTGCGGAATAGCGAAAGAAACACTCATCCGCAATCTTACGGAGCTCAAAGACGAAAAAATTATCCAGATAGATTCAGAAGGAATTCACATACTACAAACTCAAAAGCTCAACGCTCTGTTTATGTAA